In a single window of the Bradyrhizobium sp. ORS 285 genome:
- a CDS encoding ANTAR domain-containing response regulator gives MSAEQSPKIVIVDESPIRAAILEEGLREAGFSGVVHVSEMQGLLARIYALDPDVIVIDLENPSRDVLEQMFQVSRAVRRPIAMFVDQSDAASIQASVEAGVSAYIVDGLKKERIKPILDLCISRFNAFSKLQDELERTKSALEDRKVIDRAKGILMKMKGFTEEEAYVLLRSTAMREKKKIGEIAQSILTASEMLK, from the coding sequence ATGAGCGCCGAGCAGTCGCCTAAAATCGTGATCGTCGACGAAAGCCCGATCCGCGCCGCCATCCTCGAGGAGGGCCTGCGGGAAGCTGGTTTCAGCGGCGTCGTGCATGTCAGTGAAATGCAGGGTCTGCTGGCGCGGATCTATGCCCTGGACCCGGATGTCATCGTCATCGACCTGGAGAACCCGAGCCGCGACGTGCTCGAGCAGATGTTTCAGGTGAGCAGGGCGGTCCGGCGGCCGATCGCGATGTTCGTCGACCAGAGCGATGCAGCGTCGATCCAGGCCTCGGTGGAGGCGGGCGTGTCCGCCTACATCGTCGACGGCCTGAAGAAGGAGCGCATCAAGCCGATCCTCGACCTCTGCATCTCCCGCTTCAATGCCTTCTCCAAGCTGCAGGACGAGCTGGAGCGCACGAAGTCGGCGCTCGAGGATCGCAAGGTGATCGACCGCGCCAAGGGCATCCTGATGAAGATGAAGGGCTTCACCGAAGAGGAAGCCTACGTTCTGCTGCGCTCCACGGCGATGCGTGAGAAGAAGAAGATCGGTGAGATCGCGCAATCGATCCTGACCGCCTCGGAGATGCTGAAATGA